One region of Maylandia zebra isolate NMK-2024a linkage group LG10, Mzebra_GT3a, whole genome shotgun sequence genomic DNA includes:
- the styxl1 gene encoding serine/threonine/tyrosine-interacting-like protein 1, protein MAKIVMCETLELYNILNQCRRVPRLAEINYLCLIDANEVKDYYRSHIITAKNAKMDSEGTFLLPEFVEVESMEHVVVYDNNTSSLQEQGRATSCAQVFAKASLNPVKILRGGFQRFSAQYPFLRTEKILNTIMELESLKIYPVEILAGLLYMGDEKQSMDFTLIKDLKIGAIVSISESDTLEFMKEIHTLLITPVADSVRSDLYSSFERICNFVSSHINMGSRVLIVSKQGRSRASAVAIAFLIHYLKYTLKEAWTHMLKCKPIMRPNTGFLQQLSNWELHTLGTTTTDFVSHF, encoded by the exons ATGGCTAAAATCGTGATGTGTGAGACGCTTGAGCTCTACAATATCCTCAATCAGTGCCGACGTGTGCCCAGACTCGCAGAGATCAACTACCTGTGTTTGATTG ATGCTAATGAAGTCAAAGATTACTACAGGAGTCACATCATAACTGCTAAAAATGCTAAAATG GACTCAGAGGGGACATTCCTTCTTCCAGAGTTTGTGGAGGTTGAAAGTATGGAGCATGTGGTGGTCTACGACAACAACACAAGCTCTTTACAGGAGCAAG GCAGAGCAACTTCGTGTGCCCAAGTGTTCGCTAAGGCTAGCCTCAATCCAGTCAAGATATTGAGAGGAGGCTTTCAGAGATTCTCAGCTCAATACCCTTTTTTGAGGACTGAGAAAATCCTGAACACCATCATG GAGCTGGAAAGCCTTAAGATTTACCCAGTGGAGATCTTAGCAGGACTGCTGTACATGGGCGATGAGAAGCAATCCATGGACTTCACTCTTATCAAAGACCTGAAAATTGGTGCTATCGTCAGCATCTCAGAGAGTGACACTCTCGA GTTCATGAAGGAGATCCATACCTTGCTTATCACCCCTGTGGCTGACTCAGTGCGGTCTGATTTATATTCAAGCTTTGAAAGGATCTGCAATTTTGTTA GTTCCCACATCAACATGGGCTCTCGTGTCCTGATAGTTTCCAAGCAAGGCAGAAGCCGCGCCAGCGCAGTGGCCATTGCATTTCTCATCCATTACCTCAAATACACACTAAAG GAGGCCTGGACGCATATGCTCAAATGTAAACCCATCATGAGGCCAAACACAGGTTTTCTGCAGCAGTTGTCCAACTGGGAGCTTCACACTTTGGGAACAACAACGACTGATTTTGTCTCACATTTTTAG
- the tmem120aa gene encoding transmembrane protein 120A-A isoform X2 — MPEGKMLFSPGGLSECLREWEDLDKDYQQIQDTHRLYKQKLEDVTKLQDSCSNAIARQRKKLKELTVSLEECKSNSSTAKLSPEEEDAIAEIEDSIKDRAHTFFEMEAFLPKRNGLYLNLVLGNVNITLLNKQSKFAYKDEYEKFKLVLTVILFVFSFTCRFLLSYRVLDALFNFLLVWYYCTLTIRESILISNGSRIKGWWVFHHYVSTFLSGVMLTWPEGALYQMFRNQFLSYCLYQSFIQFLQYYYQSGCLYRLRALGERHNMDLTVGEAMGEAELCSVKERRGRVTLRRDKSGRKRGKPAAPQV; from the exons ATGCCAGAGGGAAAAATGTTGTTCAGTCCAGGTGGTTTATCTGAGTGCTTACGCGAATGGGAGGATTTAGATAAGGACTACCAACAGATTCAG GACACCCATCGTCTATATAAACAGAAACTTGAGGACGTGACCAAACTGCAAGACAGCTGCTCAAACGCTATCGCACGTCAGAGGAAGAAACTGAAAGAGCTTACTGTGTCCCTAGAAGA atGCAAATCAAATTCTTCAACAGCCAAATTAAGTCCAGAGGAAGAGGATGCCATCGCAGAAATCGAGGACTCCATCAAAGACAGAGCACATACTTTCTTTGAGATGGAAGCATTTCTCCCCAAGAGGAATGG GTTATATCTCAATCTTGTTTTAGGAAATGTCAATATaacactcctcaacaaacagtCAAA ATTTGCCTACAAAGACGAATATGAGAAGTTCAAACTGGTCCTCACTGTCATCCTCTTTGTATTCTCTTTTACATGTCGCTTTTTGTTAAGCTACAG agtCCTAGACGCCCTGTTCAACTTCCTGTTGGTGTGGTACTACTGCACTCTCACCATCCGGGAGAGTATCCTCATCAGCAACGGCTCTAG GATCAAAGGCTGGTGGGTTTTCCATCACTATGTGTCAACCTTCTTGTCTGGAGTCATGCTCACTTG GCCTGAAGGTGCACTCTACCAGATGTTTAGGAACCAGTTTCTAAGTTACTGCTTATACCAAA GTTTCATTCAGTTCCTCCAGTACTACTACCAAAGTGGCTGTTTGTACAGACTCAGAGCACTGGGAGAGAGACATAATATGGACCTTACAGTGG gtgaagctatgggggaggcggagttgtgttcagtgaaggagaggcgaggccgagtaacgttgcgtagagacaaaagtggacgaaagagaggcaaacctgcggctccacaagtataa
- the tmem120aa gene encoding transmembrane protein 120A-A isoform X1 gives MPEGKMLFSPGGLSECLREWEDLDKDYQQIQDTHRLYKQKLEDVTKLQDSCSNAIARQRKKLKELTVSLEECKSNSSTAKLSPEEEDAIAEIEDSIKDRAHTFFEMEAFLPKRNGLYLNLVLGNVNITLLNKQSKFAYKDEYEKFKLVLTVILFVFSFTCRFLLSYRVLDALFNFLLVWYYCTLTIRESILISNGSRIKGWWVFHHYVSTFLSGVMLTWPEGALYQMFRNQFLSYCLYQSFIQFLQYYYQSGCLYRLRALGERHNMDLTVEGFQSWMWRGLTFLLPFLFFYHFWQLYNSITLFRMFQLPECKEWQVFMCGCSYLVLFMGNVFTTLAVVYQKYMNNQDKSKNV, from the exons ATGCCAGAGGGAAAAATGTTGTTCAGTCCAGGTGGTTTATCTGAGTGCTTACGCGAATGGGAGGATTTAGATAAGGACTACCAACAGATTCAG GACACCCATCGTCTATATAAACAGAAACTTGAGGACGTGACCAAACTGCAAGACAGCTGCTCAAACGCTATCGCACGTCAGAGGAAGAAACTGAAAGAGCTTACTGTGTCCCTAGAAGA atGCAAATCAAATTCTTCAACAGCCAAATTAAGTCCAGAGGAAGAGGATGCCATCGCAGAAATCGAGGACTCCATCAAAGACAGAGCACATACTTTCTTTGAGATGGAAGCATTTCTCCCCAAGAGGAATGG GTTATATCTCAATCTTGTTTTAGGAAATGTCAATATaacactcctcaacaaacagtCAAA ATTTGCCTACAAAGACGAATATGAGAAGTTCAAACTGGTCCTCACTGTCATCCTCTTTGTATTCTCTTTTACATGTCGCTTTTTGTTAAGCTACAG agtCCTAGACGCCCTGTTCAACTTCCTGTTGGTGTGGTACTACTGCACTCTCACCATCCGGGAGAGTATCCTCATCAGCAACGGCTCTAG GATCAAAGGCTGGTGGGTTTTCCATCACTATGTGTCAACCTTCTTGTCTGGAGTCATGCTCACTTG GCCTGAAGGTGCACTCTACCAGATGTTTAGGAACCAGTTTCTAAGTTACTGCTTATACCAAA GTTTCATTCAGTTCCTCCAGTACTACTACCAAAGTGGCTGTTTGTACAGACTCAGAGCACTGGGAGAGAGACATAATATGGACCTTACAGTGG AAGGGTTCCAGTCCTGGATGTGGAGAGGCTTGACCTTCCTCCTgccctttttgttcttttatcaT TTTTGGCAGCTTTACAACAGCATAACACTCTTCAGGATGTTTCAGCTCCCAGAATGTAAAGAGTGGCAG GTTTTCATGTGCGGCTGCTCTTACTTGGTCCTCTTCATGGGAAACGTCTTCACCACGCTGGCAGTGGTTTACCAGAAATACATGAACAACCAGGACAAGTCTAAAAACGTGTAA
- the tmem120aa gene encoding transmembrane protein 120A-A isoform X3 encodes MEAFLPKRNGLYLNLVLGNVNITLLNKQSKFAYKDEYEKFKLVLTVILFVFSFTCRFLLSYRVLDALFNFLLVWYYCTLTIRESILISNGSRIKGWWVFHHYVSTFLSGVMLTWPEGALYQMFRNQFLSYCLYQSFIQFLQYYYQSGCLYRLRALGERHNMDLTVEGFQSWMWRGLTFLLPFLFFYHFWQLYNSITLFRMFQLPECKEWQVFMCGCSYLVLFMGNVFTTLAVVYQKYMNNQDKSKNV; translated from the exons ATGGAAGCATTTCTCCCCAAGAGGAATGG GTTATATCTCAATCTTGTTTTAGGAAATGTCAATATaacactcctcaacaaacagtCAAA ATTTGCCTACAAAGACGAATATGAGAAGTTCAAACTGGTCCTCACTGTCATCCTCTTTGTATTCTCTTTTACATGTCGCTTTTTGTTAAGCTACAG agtCCTAGACGCCCTGTTCAACTTCCTGTTGGTGTGGTACTACTGCACTCTCACCATCCGGGAGAGTATCCTCATCAGCAACGGCTCTAG GATCAAAGGCTGGTGGGTTTTCCATCACTATGTGTCAACCTTCTTGTCTGGAGTCATGCTCACTTG GCCTGAAGGTGCACTCTACCAGATGTTTAGGAACCAGTTTCTAAGTTACTGCTTATACCAAA GTTTCATTCAGTTCCTCCAGTACTACTACCAAAGTGGCTGTTTGTACAGACTCAGAGCACTGGGAGAGAGACATAATATGGACCTTACAGTGG AAGGGTTCCAGTCCTGGATGTGGAGAGGCTTGACCTTCCTCCTgccctttttgttcttttatcaT TTTTGGCAGCTTTACAACAGCATAACACTCTTCAGGATGTTTCAGCTCCCAGAATGTAAAGAGTGGCAG GTTTTCATGTGCGGCTGCTCTTACTTGGTCCTCTTCATGGGAAACGTCTTCACCACGCTGGCAGTGGTTTACCAGAAATACATGAACAACCAGGACAAGTCTAAAAACGTGTAA